A window of Haliscomenobacter hydrossis DSM 1100 contains these coding sequences:
- the mutY gene encoding A/G-specific adenine glycosylase, which produces MDQQHFFQRGLIAWYQPEDRPLPWKGIQDPYHIWLSEIILQQTRVEQGMNYYLRFVEAYPSIRDLAAAPDDEVMKLWEGLGYYSRARNLLAAARYVTTELGGVFPTTYTGILALKGVGAYTAAAIASFAFNLPHAVVDGNVFRVLARFFGISTPQDSTAGKKEFTQLAESLLQRDQPALYNQAIMDFGATVCLPRNPKCGQCPLRTECVALRDKRITELPVKSKKLIKTERFFHYLIFNYEGKVFIQKREEKDIWLHLYQFPVVEAARLDLDWGALKQALVDKGWIEEQAEIVPRPGSKSFQQLLTHQVINARFWEIDLPVLPAGVPTDWQLIPRTALSKYAFPKVIDRYLQDKGLYLELG; this is translated from the coding sequence ATGGATCAGCAGCATTTTTTTCAACGTGGTTTAATCGCCTGGTACCAGCCCGAAGATCGTCCTTTACCCTGGAAGGGCATTCAAGACCCCTACCACATTTGGCTTTCAGAGATTATTTTGCAACAGACCCGGGTGGAACAAGGGATGAACTATTACCTACGTTTTGTGGAAGCCTACCCCAGCATTCGTGATTTGGCGGCGGCCCCCGATGATGAGGTGATGAAACTATGGGAGGGTTTGGGGTATTATTCCCGGGCACGCAATCTCCTGGCAGCGGCTCGATATGTGACCACTGAACTCGGCGGCGTATTTCCCACTACCTACACGGGTATTCTGGCCCTCAAAGGAGTGGGCGCTTATACCGCTGCGGCCATTGCCTCTTTCGCTTTTAATTTGCCTCATGCGGTTGTAGACGGCAATGTATTCCGGGTTCTGGCGCGTTTTTTTGGCATCAGCACCCCTCAGGATAGCACAGCGGGTAAAAAAGAGTTTACCCAACTGGCGGAATCCCTCCTCCAGCGCGATCAACCCGCTTTGTACAACCAGGCCATCATGGATTTTGGGGCCACGGTTTGTTTGCCGCGCAACCCCAAGTGCGGCCAATGCCCCTTGCGCACGGAATGTGTAGCCTTGCGCGATAAGCGCATCACAGAATTGCCTGTCAAGTCCAAAAAGCTGATCAAGACCGAGCGTTTTTTTCACTATTTGATCTTCAATTACGAGGGTAAGGTATTTATTCAAAAGCGCGAAGAAAAAGACATTTGGCTCCATTTGTACCAATTTCCAGTAGTGGAGGCCGCGCGTTTGGACCTGGATTGGGGGGCACTAAAACAGGCCCTGGTGGATAAAGGCTGGATAGAAGAACAAGCAGAGATTGTGCCTCGGCCGGGTTCCAAAAGTTTTCAGCAACTGTTGACCCATCAAGTGATCAATGCGCGTTTTTGGGAGATAGATTTGCCCGTGCTTCCAGCGGGTGTACCCACGGATTGGCAGTTGATCCCTCGTACGGCATTGAGTAAGTATGCTTTCCCAAAGGTTATTGACCGCTATTTGCAGGATAAGGGATTGTATCTGGAGTTGGGGTAG
- a CDS encoding RNA polymerase sigma factor: MSQPTDFHTQLNSMSVLLHSFAFNLTKNTEDAKDLYQETAYRAITNMDKFRPGTNFKAWLFTIMKNIFINNYRKKAKANTIVDSTDNLYYINSTVDAIANRAESSMMMKELVTLIEKLDDSIRVPFLMHYQGYKYQEIADYLDLPLGTVKSRIFFARKELKDLIGKRYTDMALDLD; this comes from the coding sequence ATGTCTCAGCCAACAGATTTTCATACCCAACTCAATAGCATGTCGGTTCTACTGCACTCTTTTGCATTCAACCTCACCAAAAATACCGAAGATGCAAAAGACCTGTATCAGGAAACGGCTTATCGTGCCATCACCAACATGGACAAATTTCGTCCAGGGACCAACTTCAAAGCTTGGTTGTTCACCATTATGAAAAACATCTTCATCAATAACTACCGCAAAAAAGCGAAGGCGAACACCATCGTTGATTCCACAGACAATCTGTACTACATCAACTCCACGGTGGATGCAATCGCCAATCGCGCAGAATCCAGCATGATGATGAAAGAGCTCGTTACCCTGATCGAGAAGTTGGATGACAGCATCAGGGTCCCTTTTTTAATGCATTATCAGGGATATAAATACCAGGAGATTGCGGATTACCTGGATTTGCCTTTGGGCACCGTCAAAAGCCGCATCTTTTTTGCCAGAAAAGAACTCAAAGACCTGATCGGCAAGCGCTATACCGATATGGCATTGGATCTGGACTAG
- a CDS encoding LptF/LptG family permease gives MNNYVKILDWYIIKKFLSTFFFTVLIFLMIAVILDFSEKVEKFIEEPITTREIVLQYYPSFMLWIGGQLWSVCTLIAVIFFTSRMAYSSEIMSIFNAGVSFNRLMRSYFFGAAFLTLLYLLCTHYIMPVGEKYRQDIVHKYIDKSDDKGKTTNIHLFVAPNTKVFIGFYRKDDSTARDFRIEHFKNQQLVSYTKADRAEYLPETRKWRLWDYSSHSFNGLKEDLKMHLAESKDTTLSLYPEDFVDYSSQQSMMTTPRLMKYIRQQNERGASNTRKYLFELYRRTADPVTIFILTFIGMAIASRKVRGGFGFHLALGIGVGAIFVFLSKFTNVFALGQTIPVWLGAWLPNLVFAFVALRLIQTAQK, from the coding sequence ATGAACAATTACGTAAAAATCCTCGACTGGTACATCATTAAAAAATTTCTGTCCACCTTCTTTTTTACGGTGTTGATTTTTTTGATGATTGCAGTCATTCTGGATTTTAGTGAAAAGGTGGAAAAATTTATCGAGGAACCCATCACCACCCGCGAAATCGTTTTGCAGTATTACCCCAGTTTTATGCTTTGGATTGGTGGGCAGTTGTGGTCGGTGTGTACCCTGATCGCCGTTATTTTTTTTACTTCCCGCATGGCTTACAGTTCCGAGATCATGTCCATTTTTAATGCCGGGGTGAGTTTCAACCGGCTTATGCGCTCCTATTTTTTTGGTGCAGCATTTTTAACGTTGCTTTACCTCTTGTGTACCCACTACATCATGCCGGTTGGTGAAAAATACCGTCAAGACATTGTCCATAAATACATCGATAAGAGCGATGACAAAGGCAAAACGACCAATATCCACTTATTTGTAGCGCCAAACACCAAGGTGTTTATCGGCTTTTACCGCAAAGACGACAGTACTGCCCGCGATTTCCGGATTGAACACTTCAAAAATCAGCAATTGGTCAGTTATACCAAAGCAGATCGGGCAGAATATCTTCCGGAAACCCGCAAATGGCGACTTTGGGACTACAGTTCCCACAGTTTCAATGGCCTAAAAGAAGACCTGAAGATGCATTTGGCCGAATCAAAAGATACCACACTGAGCCTGTATCCCGAAGATTTTGTGGACTATTCCAGCCAACAAAGCATGATGACTACTCCTCGTTTGATGAAGTACATCCGTCAACAAAATGAGCGAGGCGCCAGCAATACCCGCAAATACCTGTTTGAATTGTACCGCCGCACAGCCGATCCCGTCACTATTTTTATCCTGACCTTTATTGGTATGGCCATTGCTTCCCGTAAGGTTAGGGGAGGTTTTGGATTTCACCTGGCGCTGGGGATTGGTGTTGGGGCCATTTTTGTCTTTTTGTCAAAATTTACGAATGTATTTGCGTTGGGCCAAACCATCCCCGTCTGGCTTGGTGCCTGGCTCCCCAACCTGGTTTTTGCGTTTGTCGCCCTGCGGCTCATTCAGACCGCTCAAAAGTAA
- a CDS encoding DUF58 domain-containing protein, translating to MKSTFLSSRFFLACGAIILVLALGFAIPVLFPIGQFLLFLFIALVLADWMLLFQPSLVLSGTRRLPRMLSLGDENPIYLDLVNSSNLSLRVSIIDELPEQLQVRDFKQKISLRGGEFLSIRYDLRPLERGEYSFGATNCFVSALFGLVERRIQLNEKPMRVAVYPSIIQMKQLEMRALDRITTREGIKKIRRIGHSYEFEQIKNYVAGDDFRSINWKASSRKEGLMVNQFEDERAQQVYCIIDKSRVMRMPFKGLSLMDYAINATLAISNIIIKKYDKAGLITYSDKIGTTIKADNRPTQLNFILNALYKEKERPLEANYELLFHISSKLINGRSLILLFTNFESAFALDRALPILRRINRRHLLVVVFFDNTEIREFAEQDAVDLESIYQQTMARKYLSEKAQMVLTLRQYGIQAVLTRPEDLSINTINKYLELKARGLI from the coding sequence GTGAAATCAACCTTTTTATCCTCTCGTTTCTTTTTGGCCTGTGGCGCAATCATCCTCGTATTGGCTTTGGGCTTTGCGATACCGGTACTTTTTCCCATTGGCCAATTTTTATTGTTTTTGTTCATTGCCCTGGTCTTGGCCGATTGGATGTTGTTGTTTCAACCCTCCCTGGTATTAAGTGGTACCCGGCGCTTGCCAAGGATGTTGAGCTTGGGCGATGAAAATCCCATCTACCTCGATTTGGTCAATTCATCCAATTTGTCTTTACGGGTAAGCATCATCGATGAACTTCCCGAGCAATTGCAAGTGCGCGATTTTAAACAAAAAATCAGCTTGCGTGGAGGCGAGTTTTTATCCATTCGCTACGACTTGCGTCCACTGGAGCGAGGAGAATACAGCTTTGGGGCGACAAACTGTTTTGTGTCTGCTCTTTTTGGCCTGGTGGAAAGGAGAATCCAGCTCAATGAAAAACCAATGCGGGTAGCGGTTTATCCTTCAATTATTCAAATGAAGCAGTTGGAGATGCGGGCTTTGGATCGCATCACTACGCGTGAAGGCATCAAAAAGATTCGGCGTATTGGGCACAGTTATGAGTTTGAACAAATCAAAAACTACGTTGCTGGAGATGATTTCAGAAGCATCAACTGGAAGGCAAGCAGTCGCAAAGAGGGCCTGATGGTCAACCAGTTTGAAGATGAGCGTGCGCAACAAGTGTACTGCATCATCGACAAAAGTCGAGTCATGCGCATGCCTTTTAAAGGTTTGAGCTTAATGGATTATGCCATTAATGCGACCTTGGCCATCTCGAATATCATCATCAAAAAATACGATAAGGCTGGATTGATCACGTATTCGGATAAAATAGGGACGACGATTAAAGCGGACAATCGGCCTACTCAACTGAATTTTATCCTCAACGCCTTGTACAAAGAGAAGGAACGCCCCCTAGAGGCCAATTACGAACTTCTCTTTCACATCAGCAGTAAACTCATCAATGGCCGGAGCCTGATTTTGTTGTTTACCAATTTTGAAAGCGCATTTGCGCTGGATCGGGCTTTGCCCATTTTGCGGCGCATCAACCGCAGGCATTTATTGGTCGTGGTGTTTTTTGACAATACGGAAATCCGGGAATTCGCCGAACAAGACGCAGTCGACCTGGAAAGCATTTACCAACAAACCATGGCCCGCAAATACTTGAGCGAAAAAGCCCAAATGGTGCTTACTTTAAGACAATACGGAATCCAGGCGGTGCTCACCCGCCCCGAAGACCTTTCGATCAATACGATCAATAAATACCTGGAACTAAAAGCAAGAGGACTGATTTAG
- a CDS encoding MBL fold metallo-hydrolase, translated as MKIKFCGAAREVTGSCHLITLEDGYKILLDCGLYQGSDKNLEDFNSRWLFDPAEIDCLVLSHAHIDHAGRIPKLVKDGFRGAIHATHATRSLSSLMLLDSAMIQEREVEYKNKRRSKNHNFDDIAYDEPIYTSKDVHATMELFISYPYEKWFDVHPKVKVMFRDAGHILGSASVSLKIEENGKVINFGFSGDVGRPHRPILRDPLPMPEMDYLICESTYGDRTHEDAPAETDHFLRIIKQTCIEKGGKLLIPAFSVGRTQEIVYILDKMANEDLLPRIPVYVDSPLAVNATTIYGSHPECFDEELSDYMAIDENPFGFNGLRYVRKTEDSKKLNYSKEACIIIASSGMANAGRIKHHLYHGINDPNNTVLIVGYAAPYTPAGQLRIGAKEIKLFGEFIAVRADVEIMDSFSAHADKLELVEFLRNQRESVKKIFLTHGDYEVQKSFRGLLLSVGFADVEIPALGEEIDL; from the coding sequence ATGAAGATAAAATTCTGCGGTGCCGCCCGGGAAGTAACCGGAAGCTGCCATTTGATCACCCTGGAAGACGGCTATAAAATTTTATTGGATTGTGGTTTGTACCAGGGTTCGGATAAAAACCTGGAAGATTTTAACAGCCGATGGTTATTTGACCCGGCTGAAATCGACTGCCTGGTTCTTTCCCATGCCCACATTGACCATGCTGGACGCATTCCTAAACTGGTCAAGGATGGCTTTCGTGGTGCCATTCACGCTACCCATGCTACCCGCAGCCTGAGTAGTTTAATGCTACTGGACAGTGCGATGATTCAGGAGCGCGAAGTGGAGTACAAAAACAAACGACGCAGTAAAAACCACAATTTTGACGATATCGCCTACGATGAACCCATTTACACGAGTAAGGACGTACATGCGACCATGGAGCTGTTTATCTCCTATCCGTATGAAAAATGGTTCGATGTACACCCCAAAGTTAAAGTGATGTTTCGGGATGCTGGCCATATTTTGGGTAGTGCCAGTGTAAGTTTAAAAATTGAAGAAAACGGTAAAGTCATCAACTTTGGATTCAGCGGAGACGTTGGTCGCCCCCATCGCCCGATCTTACGGGATCCGCTGCCGATGCCGGAAATGGATTACCTGATTTGTGAATCAACCTATGGCGACCGCACCCACGAAGATGCCCCTGCCGAAACGGATCACTTTCTAAGGATCATTAAACAAACTTGTATCGAAAAAGGAGGTAAGTTGTTGATCCCTGCCTTTAGTGTGGGGCGTACCCAGGAAATTGTGTACATCCTGGATAAAATGGCCAACGAGGACCTTCTTCCTCGTATTCCAGTGTACGTTGATAGCCCCTTGGCAGTCAATGCCACCACCATTTATGGTTCTCATCCGGAGTGTTTTGACGAAGAGCTTTCTGACTACATGGCCATCGATGAAAACCCTTTTGGATTCAATGGGCTGCGCTACGTGCGCAAAACCGAAGATTCCAAAAAACTCAATTACTCCAAAGAAGCCTGCATCATCATCGCTTCATCTGGTATGGCCAACGCTGGGCGCATCAAGCACCATTTGTACCATGGCATCAACGACCCCAACAATACTGTGCTGATCGTAGGATATGCCGCGCCGTATACACCAGCGGGCCAACTGCGAATTGGGGCAAAAGAAATCAAACTTTTCGGTGAGTTCATAGCGGTTCGTGCAGATGTAGAAATAATGGATTCGTTTTCAGCGCATGCCGATAAACTCGAATTGGTGGAGTTTCTGCGCAACCAGCGGGAAAGTGTCAAAAAAATCTTTTTGACCCATGGGGATTACGAGGTACAAAAATCTTTTCGGGGGCTTTTACTCAGTGTGGGTTTTGCGGATGTTGAAATTCCAGCGCTGGGGGAAGAAATAGATTTGTAA
- a CDS encoding RNA polymerase sigma factor, whose product MRGNLARETYKIVKLDYVNTHRDLVEKCKRGDRQSQFELYRLYSKSMYNVCLRMVKDELEAEDVLQNAFLDVFTKLNTFKFESAVGAWIKRIVINNCINALKKRRLQFSELEDKHGNIRDDGSHDASAEGLSVETIKKALFELPDGYRVVFSLYMLEGYDHQEIGEILGISEATSKSQYSRAKQRLRDILTQQKPKFGFGGS is encoded by the coding sequence ATGAGAGGAAACCTAGCTCGAGAAACCTATAAGATCGTAAAATTGGATTACGTTAACACACACCGCGACCTGGTAGAAAAGTGTAAACGAGGCGACCGACAATCGCAGTTCGAGTTGTATCGGCTGTATTCCAAGTCGATGTACAACGTTTGTTTGCGGATGGTGAAGGACGAATTGGAGGCGGAAGATGTGTTGCAAAATGCGTTTCTCGATGTGTTCACCAAGTTGAATACCTTTAAGTTTGAATCGGCAGTCGGTGCCTGGATCAAACGAATTGTGATCAACAACTGCATCAATGCGCTCAAAAAAAGGCGCTTGCAGTTTAGTGAGCTTGAAGACAAACACGGCAATATTCGGGACGATGGTTCCCACGATGCTTCAGCCGAAGGGCTAAGCGTTGAAACTATAAAAAAAGCACTCTTTGAATTGCCTGACGGCTACCGGGTGGTTTTTTCCCTCTACATGTTAGAAGGTTACGATCATCAAGAGATTGGAGAAATCCTCGGCATTAGCGAGGCAACCTCCAAATCCCAGTACAGTCGGGCGAAACAAAGATTAAGGGATATTTTAACCCAGCAGAAACCTAAGTTTGGGTTCGGGGGTTCGTGA
- a CDS encoding TIGR00266 family protein yields MSAHEIDYHIHGEEMQFVEIELDPMETVIAEAGSFMMMDDGIEMATLFGDGSQSDNGGLWGKLLSAGKRLITGESLFMTAYTHASDGKKRVSFASPYPGKIIPLDLSKLDGKIICQKDAFLCAAKGVSVGIEFSQKLGRGFFGGEGFIMQKLEGDGMAFVHAGGSIIEKKLELGEVLKIDTGCLVAFTRDVDYDIEMVRGVRNMLFGGEGIFLARLEGPGTVWIQSLPFSRMADRVLQASRHYGKGGKDEGSILGSLGNLLDGN; encoded by the coding sequence ATGAGTGCGCATGAAATTGATTACCACATTCACGGTGAAGAAATGCAGTTTGTGGAAATTGAACTCGACCCCATGGAAACCGTCATCGCCGAGGCAGGCAGTTTTATGATGATGGACGATGGCATTGAAATGGCCACCCTTTTCGGCGATGGCAGCCAATCGGATAACGGCGGCCTTTGGGGTAAATTGCTCTCGGCGGGCAAACGCCTGATCACGGGTGAAAGCCTGTTTATGACCGCTTATACCCACGCATCTGATGGCAAAAAACGGGTTTCTTTTGCATCACCTTATCCCGGCAAAATCATTCCACTGGACCTGAGCAAATTGGACGGTAAAATTATTTGTCAAAAAGACGCCTTCCTGTGTGCCGCCAAAGGCGTGTCGGTGGGCATTGAGTTTTCGCAAAAACTGGGCCGTGGTTTTTTTGGTGGAGAAGGCTTCATCATGCAGAAACTGGAAGGCGACGGCATGGCTTTTGTCCACGCCGGCGGCAGCATCATCGAAAAGAAGCTGGAACTGGGCGAAGTGCTCAAAATCGATACGGGGTGCCTGGTGGCTTTTACCCGTGACGTAGACTACGACATTGAAATGGTACGCGGCGTGCGCAACATGCTCTTTGGTGGCGAAGGTATTTTCTTGGCGCGTTTGGAAGGTCCGGGCACGGTCTGGATTCAGTCACTGCCCTTTAGCCGCATGGCCGATCGGGTACTACAAGCTTCCCGCCATTACGGCAAAGGGGGTAAGGATGAGGGTAGCATTTTGGGGAGCCTGGGGAATTTGCTGGACGGAAATTGA
- a CDS encoding T9SS type A sorting domain-containing protein → MNPQKTLLVLALYGIGTCLFAQDKINAFYIGHSLSDQIPDMVASLSNQAKPGTFNWTYQGIPGAPLRWQWQRKTARDYTPIPPHYYGFYDNAFGLSTGKFDVLVLTESVPRYQRIIDETYQYADSFYVYATRFNPNIQVYLYEDWHCLDSGTPTGCDYDVNAAKWRQRLSDDLPMWESVVSYLNNKYKPRKPVCMIPAAQGLARLYDLISGGALPGISKIEDLFSDRIHLNDVGKYFIACVHYAAIHRKSPEGLGHQLQVWWGGNFTAPSPTLAAKMQSIAWETVKNYPKNCLNQPTVAVNSPQISTAPLEIWPNPAGDQAQLRGLPTGEFYQLYNALGQIVYRGKGKILDVRMLEPGLYVLRSRYGSVRLVKQ, encoded by the coding sequence ATGAATCCACAAAAAACTCTACTCGTGCTGGCGCTTTATGGGATTGGCACCTGCCTTTTTGCCCAAGACAAAATCAATGCTTTTTACATTGGGCATAGCTTATCCGATCAAATTCCGGATATGGTCGCTTCCTTGTCCAATCAGGCTAAGCCCGGAACGTTTAACTGGACTTATCAGGGTATTCCCGGCGCACCATTGCGCTGGCAGTGGCAACGCAAAACGGCCAGGGATTACACCCCCATTCCTCCCCATTATTACGGCTTTTATGACAACGCGTTTGGATTGTCCACGGGCAAATTTGATGTACTGGTGCTGACCGAAAGTGTGCCCAGGTACCAAAGAATCATTGATGAGACCTACCAGTATGCCGACAGTTTTTATGTGTACGCTACCCGCTTCAATCCCAACATTCAGGTGTATTTGTACGAGGATTGGCATTGCCTGGACAGTGGCACACCTACGGGCTGTGACTACGATGTTAATGCAGCAAAATGGCGGCAGCGCCTCAGCGATGACCTGCCGATGTGGGAAAGTGTAGTGAGTTATTTGAACAATAAATACAAACCCCGCAAGCCCGTTTGTATGATTCCGGCGGCACAAGGTTTGGCTCGTTTGTACGATTTGATTTCCGGTGGTGCTTTGCCGGGAATCAGCAAGATAGAAGACCTGTTTAGCGACCGCATCCATTTGAATGACGTGGGGAAATATTTCATTGCCTGTGTGCATTACGCGGCCATTCACCGCAAAAGCCCCGAAGGTTTGGGACACCAGCTTCAGGTATGGTGGGGCGGAAACTTTACTGCACCATCACCCACTTTGGCGGCCAAAATGCAAAGCATCGCCTGGGAAACAGTGAAAAATTACCCCAAAAATTGCCTCAATCAACCGACAGTGGCCGTGAATTCGCCTCAAATCAGTACAGCGCCATTGGAAATTTGGCCCAATCCAGCAGGCGACCAGGCCCAGCTGCGTGGATTGCCTACTGGCGAATTTTACCAGTTGTACAACGCTTTGGGGCAAATCGTATACCGTGGCAAGGGCAAAATACTGGATGTAAGGATGCTCGAACCGGGCCTTTATGTGCTTCGCTCCAGGTACGGAAGTGTGCGGCTGGTGAAGCAATGA